From a single Phocoena sinus isolate mPhoSin1 chromosome 1, mPhoSin1.pri, whole genome shotgun sequence genomic region:
- the ADAMTSL4 gene encoding ADAMTS-like protein 4 isoform X7: MEKWAGRPRMCLMLLLFLPQLCLDQEVLSGHSLQTPPEENQGPEGVWGPWDQWASCSQPCGVGVQRRSRACQLPTAQLHQGLPLPPRPPRHPEALLPRGQGTRPYTSRETLPLYRPPPRGRGGPLRGPASHLGRQEAQEIQGARRSRVRDPIKPGMFGYGRVPFALPLHRNRRHPRRPPSSELSQTSDLPSLTPRTEPSSANHTPQTELPPTEPSAHTPSPPGEPPSPEAAQTEVPSRTRPALTWPHPRAQASGTEPSLFPPSPGEGSSFHMSPQPRRPSSQGWAGPRLADRHPNPFLSVPRSRGQQSQEHWRPGGNLHRSLTESAPHYPDGWLPLLSAGPHSSPLWSVFAPSSPVPRCSGESEQLRACSQAPCPPEQPDPRALQCAAFDSQEFMGQLYQWEPFTEVQGSQRCELNCRPRGFRFYVRHTEKVQDGTLCQPGAPDICVAGRCLSPGCDGILGSGRRPDGCGVCGGDDSTCRLVSGNLTDRGGPLGYQKILLIPAGASRLWIAQLRPSSNYLALRGPGGRSIINGNWAVDPPGSYAAGGTVFRYSRPPREEGVGESLSAEGPTTQPVDVYMIFQEENPGVFYQYVISSPPPNLEYPTPEPRLPQLQPEVLRGEPPPASVPRPARTPGTLQRQVRIPQMPAPPHPRTPLGSLAGYWKRVGHSECSASCGKGVWRPVFLCISRESGEELDERSCAVGTRPPASQEPCHGPPCPPWEAGEWTSCSRSCGPGTQHRQLRCRQEFGGGGSSVPLERCGHLPRPNITQPCQLRLCGRWEVRSPWSQCSVRCGRGQRSRQVRCVGSNGDEVSEQECVSGPPRPPSREACDMGPCTTAWFHSDWSSKCSAECGTGIQRRSVVCLGSGETHGEGQEEAGAGATEQTCAPGSRPPDMRACSLGPCEVTWCWYTGPWAERRDIICVSKLGTEFNVTSPSNCSHLPRPPALQPCQGQDCQDRWFSTPWSPCSRSCQGGMQTREVQCLNANQTLSIRCPPHLRPSRKRSCNNQPCSQRPDDQCKDSSPHCPLVVQARLCVYPYYTATCCRSCAHVLERSPPEPA; encoded by the exons atggagaagTGGGCGGGCAG GCCCCGGATGTGTCTGATGCTGCTTCTGTTCCTCCCTCAGCTCTGCCTGGATCAGGAG GTGTTGTCTGGGCACTCTCTTCAGACACCTCCCGAGGAGAACCAGGGCCCTGAGGGTGTCTGGGGTCCTTGGGACCAGTGGGCCTCTTGCTCCCAGCCCTGCGGGGTTGGGGTGCAGCGCAGGAGCCGGGCGTGTCAGCTCCCTACAGCTCAACTCCACCAgggcctgcccctcccaccccggccCCCAAGACATCCAGAAGCCCTGCTCCCCCGGGGTCAAGGCACCAGACCTTATACTTCCCGAGAAACCCTTCCGCTGTACAGGCCACCACCTCGGGGAAGAGGTGGCCCCCTTCGAGGTCCTGCTTCTCATTTAGGGAGACAGGAGGCCCAGGAGATTCAAGGAGCcaggag GTCCCGGGTTCGAGACCCCATCAAGCCAGGAATGTTTGGTTATGGGAGAGTGCCCTTTGCTTTGCCGCTCCATCGGAACCGCAGGCACCCCAGGAGACCACCCAGCTCTGAGCTCTCGCAGACCTCAGATCTTCCATCCCTAACTCCAAGAACAGAGCCATCTTCTGCAAACCACACCCCGCAAACTGAACTCCCTCCTACTGAACCGTCTGCCCACACCCCGTCCCCCCCAGGAGAACCCCCAAGCCCCGAAGCTGCTCAGACAGAGGTGCCCTCTAGAACCAGGCCTGCCCTCACAtggccccaccccagagcccaGGCCTCTGGCACAGAGCCCTCCTTGTTCCCTCCATCCCCAGGAGAAGGTAGCTCCTTTCACATGTCCCCTCAGCCAAGAAGGCCAAGTTCCCAGGGTTGGGCCGGTCCCCGGCTGGCAGACAGACACCCTAATCCTTTCCTTTCTGTCCCTCGGAGCCGAGGCCAGCAGAGCCAGGAGCACTGGAGACCTGGGGGGAATCTTCACAGGTCCCTCACGGAGTCTGCCCCTCACTACCCAGATGGCTGGTTGCCTCTGCTGAGTGCTGGCCCCCATTCCAGCCCCCTCTGGAGTGTCTTTGCTCCCAGTAGCCCTGTCCCAAGATGTTCTGGGGAGAGTGAGCAGCTGAGAGCCTGCAGCCAAGCG CCCTGCCCCCCTGAGCAGCCAGACCCCCGGGCCCTGCAGTGTGCAGCCTTTGACTCCCAGGAGTTCATGGGTCAGCTGTACCAGTGGGAGCCCTTCACAGAAG TTCAGGGTTCCCAGCGCTGTGAACTGAACTGCCGTCCCCGTGGCTTCCGCTTCTATGTCCGTCACACCGAAAAGGTCCAGGACGGGACCCTGTGTCAGCCTGGAGCCCCAGACATCTGTGTGGCCGGACGATGTCTG AGCCCTGGCTGTGATGGGATCCTCGGCTCGGGCAGGCGTCCAGATGGCTGTGGAGTCTGTGGGGGTGATGATTCTACCTGTCGCCTCGTCTCGGGGAACCTCACTGACCGGGGGGGCCCTCTGGGCTATCAGAAAATCCTGTTGATTCCTGCTGGAGCCTCCCGGCTCTGGATCGCCCAGCTCCGGCCCAGCTCCAACTACCTTG CACTTCGTGGCCCTGGGGGCCGGTCCATCATTAATGGAAACTGGGCTGTGGATCCCCCTGGGTCCTACGCTGCTGGCGGGACTGTCTTCCGGTACAGCCGTCCTCCTCGAGAGGAGGGCGTGGGGGAGAGTCTGTCTGCGGAAGGCCCCACCACCCAGCCTGTGGATGTCTAC atGATCTTTCAGGAGGAAAACCCAGGTGTTTTCTACCAGTATGTCATCTCTTCACCTCCTCCAAACCTTGAGTACCCCACCCCAGAGCCCCGGCTCCCCCAACTCCAGCCTG AGGTTTTGAGGGGAGAACCCCCACCTGCTTCAGTACCCCGCCCTGCCCGCACCCCAGGCACCCTCCAGCGTCAGGTGCGGATCCCCCAGATGCCCGCCCCGCCCCATCCCAGGACACCCCTGGGGTCTCTAGCCGGATACTGGAAACGGGTGGGACACTCTGAGTGCTCGGCATCCTGTGGAAAAG GTGTCTGGCGCCCTGTCTTCCTCTGCATTTCTCGTGAGTCAGGAGAGGAACTGGATGAACGCAGCTGTGCCGTGGGCACCAGGCCCCCAGCCTCCCAGGAACCCTGCCACGGCCCCCCGTGCCCACC CTGGGAGGCCGGCGAGTGGACGTCCTGCAGCCGCTCCTGTGGCCCCGGCACCCAGCACCGTCAGCTGCGCTGCCGGCAGGAGTTTGGGGGCGGCGGCTCGTCGGTGCCCCTGGAACGCTGCGGACATCTGCCCCGGCCCAACATCACCCAGCCGTGCCAGCTGCGCCTCTGTGGCCGCTGGGAGGTCCGCTCCCCCTGGAGCCAG TGCTCTGTGCGGTGTGGGCGCGGCCAGAGGAGCCGACAGGTCCGCTGCGTCGGCAGCAACGGTGATGAAGTGAGCGAGCAGGAGTGCGTCTCAGGCCCCCCGCGGCCCCCCAGCAGAGAGGCCTGTGACATGGGGCCCTGCACCACAGCCTGGTTCCACAGCGACTGGAGCTCCAAG TGCTCTGCTGAGTGTGGGACGGGAATCCAGCGACGTTCTGTCGTCTGCCTCGGGAGTGGGGAGACCCATGGGGAGGGCCAGGAGGAAGCAGGGGCAGGAGCCACTGAGCAGACCTGTGCTCCAGGAAGCCGCCCCCCTGACATGCGTGCCTGCAGCTTGGGGCCCTGTGAGGTGACGTGGTGCTGGTACACGGGGCCCTGGGCAGAG CGTAGAGACATCATCTGTGTGTCCAAACTGGGGACTGAGTTCAATGTGACTTCTCCTAGCAACTGTTCCCAcctgcccaggccccctgccctgcAGCCCTGTCAGGGGCAGGACTGCCAAGACCGATGGTTTTCTACACCCTGGAGTCCG TGTTCTCGCTCCTGCCAGGGGGGCATGCAGACAAGGGAGGTCCAGTGCCTGAATGCCAACCAGACCCTCAGCATCCGATGTCCTCCTCACCTGCGGCCCTCCAGGAAACGATCCTGTAACAACCAACCCTGCAGCCAACGCCCTG ATGATCAATGCAAGGACAGCTCTCCACATTGCCCCCTGGTGGTGCAGGCCCGGCTCTGCGTCTATCCCTACTACACAGCTACCTGTTGCCGCTCTTGCGCCCATGTCCTGGAGCGGTCTCCCCCGGAGCCCGCCTGA
- the ADAMTSL4 gene encoding ADAMTS-like protein 4 isoform X3 — protein MEKWAGRPRMCLMLLLFLPQLCLDQEVLSGHSLQTPPEENQGPEGVWGPWDQWASCSQPCGVGVQRRSRACQLPTAQLHQGLPLPPRPPRHPEALLPRGQGTRPYTSRETLPLYRPPPRGRGGPLRGPASHLGRQEAQEIQGARRSRVRDPIKPGMFGYGRVPFALPLHRNRRHPRRPPSSELSQTSDLPSLTPRTEPSSANHTPQTELPPTEPSAHTPSPPGEPPSPEAAQTEVPSRTRPALTWPHPRAQASGTEPSLFPPSPGEGSSFHMSPQPRRPSSQGWAGPRLADRHPNPFLSVPRSRGQQSQEHWRPGGNLHRSLTESAPHYPDGWLPLLSAGPHSSPLWSVFAPSSPVPRCSGESEQLRACSQAPCPPEQPDPRALQCAAFDSQEFMGQLYQWEPFTEVQGSQRCELNCRPRGFRFYVRHTEKVQDGTLCQPGAPDICVAGRCLSPGCDGILGSGRRPDGCGVCGGDDSTCRLVSGNLTDRGGPLGYQKILLIPAGASRLWIAQLRPSSNYLALRGPGGRSIINGNWAVDPPGSYAAGGTVFRYSRPPREEGVGESLSAEGPTTQPVDVYMIFQEENPGVFYQYVISSPPPNLEYPTPEPRLPQLQPEVLRGEPPPASVPRPARTPGTLQRQVRIPQMPAPPHPRTPLGSLAGYWKRVGHSECSASCGKGVWRPVFLCISRESGEELDERSCAVGTRPPASQEPCHGPPCPPYWEAGEWTSCSRSCGPGTQHRQLRCRQEFGGGGSSVPLERCGHLPRPNITQPCQLRLCGRWEVRSPWSQCSVRCGRGQRSRQVRCVGSNGDEVSEQECVSGPPRPPSREACDMGPCTTAWFHSDWSSKCSAECGTGIQRRSVVCLGSGETHGEGQEEAGAGATEQTCAPGSRPPDMRACSLGPCEVTWCWYTGPWAECSSECGSGTQRRDIICVSKLGTEFNVTSPSNCSHLPRPPALQPCQGQDCQDRWFSTPWSPLGSPQCSRSCQGGMQTREVQCLNANQTLSIRCPPHLRPSRKRSCNNQPCSQRPDDQCKDSSPHCPLVVQARLCVYPYYTATCCRSCAHVLERSPPEPA, from the exons atggagaagTGGGCGGGCAG GCCCCGGATGTGTCTGATGCTGCTTCTGTTCCTCCCTCAGCTCTGCCTGGATCAGGAG GTGTTGTCTGGGCACTCTCTTCAGACACCTCCCGAGGAGAACCAGGGCCCTGAGGGTGTCTGGGGTCCTTGGGACCAGTGGGCCTCTTGCTCCCAGCCCTGCGGGGTTGGGGTGCAGCGCAGGAGCCGGGCGTGTCAGCTCCCTACAGCTCAACTCCACCAgggcctgcccctcccaccccggccCCCAAGACATCCAGAAGCCCTGCTCCCCCGGGGTCAAGGCACCAGACCTTATACTTCCCGAGAAACCCTTCCGCTGTACAGGCCACCACCTCGGGGAAGAGGTGGCCCCCTTCGAGGTCCTGCTTCTCATTTAGGGAGACAGGAGGCCCAGGAGATTCAAGGAGCcaggag GTCCCGGGTTCGAGACCCCATCAAGCCAGGAATGTTTGGTTATGGGAGAGTGCCCTTTGCTTTGCCGCTCCATCGGAACCGCAGGCACCCCAGGAGACCACCCAGCTCTGAGCTCTCGCAGACCTCAGATCTTCCATCCCTAACTCCAAGAACAGAGCCATCTTCTGCAAACCACACCCCGCAAACTGAACTCCCTCCTACTGAACCGTCTGCCCACACCCCGTCCCCCCCAGGAGAACCCCCAAGCCCCGAAGCTGCTCAGACAGAGGTGCCCTCTAGAACCAGGCCTGCCCTCACAtggccccaccccagagcccaGGCCTCTGGCACAGAGCCCTCCTTGTTCCCTCCATCCCCAGGAGAAGGTAGCTCCTTTCACATGTCCCCTCAGCCAAGAAGGCCAAGTTCCCAGGGTTGGGCCGGTCCCCGGCTGGCAGACAGACACCCTAATCCTTTCCTTTCTGTCCCTCGGAGCCGAGGCCAGCAGAGCCAGGAGCACTGGAGACCTGGGGGGAATCTTCACAGGTCCCTCACGGAGTCTGCCCCTCACTACCCAGATGGCTGGTTGCCTCTGCTGAGTGCTGGCCCCCATTCCAGCCCCCTCTGGAGTGTCTTTGCTCCCAGTAGCCCTGTCCCAAGATGTTCTGGGGAGAGTGAGCAGCTGAGAGCCTGCAGCCAAGCG CCCTGCCCCCCTGAGCAGCCAGACCCCCGGGCCCTGCAGTGTGCAGCCTTTGACTCCCAGGAGTTCATGGGTCAGCTGTACCAGTGGGAGCCCTTCACAGAAG TTCAGGGTTCCCAGCGCTGTGAACTGAACTGCCGTCCCCGTGGCTTCCGCTTCTATGTCCGTCACACCGAAAAGGTCCAGGACGGGACCCTGTGTCAGCCTGGAGCCCCAGACATCTGTGTGGCCGGACGATGTCTG AGCCCTGGCTGTGATGGGATCCTCGGCTCGGGCAGGCGTCCAGATGGCTGTGGAGTCTGTGGGGGTGATGATTCTACCTGTCGCCTCGTCTCGGGGAACCTCACTGACCGGGGGGGCCCTCTGGGCTATCAGAAAATCCTGTTGATTCCTGCTGGAGCCTCCCGGCTCTGGATCGCCCAGCTCCGGCCCAGCTCCAACTACCTTG CACTTCGTGGCCCTGGGGGCCGGTCCATCATTAATGGAAACTGGGCTGTGGATCCCCCTGGGTCCTACGCTGCTGGCGGGACTGTCTTCCGGTACAGCCGTCCTCCTCGAGAGGAGGGCGTGGGGGAGAGTCTGTCTGCGGAAGGCCCCACCACCCAGCCTGTGGATGTCTAC atGATCTTTCAGGAGGAAAACCCAGGTGTTTTCTACCAGTATGTCATCTCTTCACCTCCTCCAAACCTTGAGTACCCCACCCCAGAGCCCCGGCTCCCCCAACTCCAGCCTG AGGTTTTGAGGGGAGAACCCCCACCTGCTTCAGTACCCCGCCCTGCCCGCACCCCAGGCACCCTCCAGCGTCAGGTGCGGATCCCCCAGATGCCCGCCCCGCCCCATCCCAGGACACCCCTGGGGTCTCTAGCCGGATACTGGAAACGGGTGGGACACTCTGAGTGCTCGGCATCCTGTGGAAAAG GTGTCTGGCGCCCTGTCTTCCTCTGCATTTCTCGTGAGTCAGGAGAGGAACTGGATGAACGCAGCTGTGCCGTGGGCACCAGGCCCCCAGCCTCCCAGGAACCCTGCCACGGCCCCCCGTGCCCACCGTA CTGGGAGGCCGGCGAGTGGACGTCCTGCAGCCGCTCCTGTGGCCCCGGCACCCAGCACCGTCAGCTGCGCTGCCGGCAGGAGTTTGGGGGCGGCGGCTCGTCGGTGCCCCTGGAACGCTGCGGACATCTGCCCCGGCCCAACATCACCCAGCCGTGCCAGCTGCGCCTCTGTGGCCGCTGGGAGGTCCGCTCCCCCTGGAGCCAG TGCTCTGTGCGGTGTGGGCGCGGCCAGAGGAGCCGACAGGTCCGCTGCGTCGGCAGCAACGGTGATGAAGTGAGCGAGCAGGAGTGCGTCTCAGGCCCCCCGCGGCCCCCCAGCAGAGAGGCCTGTGACATGGGGCCCTGCACCACAGCCTGGTTCCACAGCGACTGGAGCTCCAAG TGCTCTGCTGAGTGTGGGACGGGAATCCAGCGACGTTCTGTCGTCTGCCTCGGGAGTGGGGAGACCCATGGGGAGGGCCAGGAGGAAGCAGGGGCAGGAGCCACTGAGCAGACCTGTGCTCCAGGAAGCCGCCCCCCTGACATGCGTGCCTGCAGCTTGGGGCCCTGTGAGGTGACGTGGTGCTGGTACACGGGGCCCTGGGCAGAG TGCTCCTCAGAATGTGGCTCTGGCACACAGCGTAGAGACATCATCTGTGTGTCCAAACTGGGGACTGAGTTCAATGTGACTTCTCCTAGCAACTGTTCCCAcctgcccaggccccctgccctgcAGCCCTGTCAGGGGCAGGACTGCCAAGACCGATGGTTTTCTACACCCTGGAGTCCG CTGGGGTCTCCCCAGTGTTCTCGCTCCTGCCAGGGGGGCATGCAGACAAGGGAGGTCCAGTGCCTGAATGCCAACCAGACCCTCAGCATCCGATGTCCTCCTCACCTGCGGCCCTCCAGGAAACGATCCTGTAACAACCAACCCTGCAGCCAACGCCCTG ATGATCAATGCAAGGACAGCTCTCCACATTGCCCCCTGGTGGTGCAGGCCCGGCTCTGCGTCTATCCCTACTACACAGCTACCTGTTGCCGCTCTTGCGCCCATGTCCTGGAGCGGTCTCCCCCGGAGCCCGCCTGA